ACTTGATCCGGGGACTGACCGCGATATCGCCATAACCGATATGTTTGATGTGTCGGAATTGCAGAAAATACAGGACACTTTTTCAGCCGCGACCGGGGTCGCGTCAGCCATCATGTCGCTGGACGGCAAATTCATAACGAAACCGAGCAATTTCTGCCGGCTGTGCAATGATGTTATACGGAAAACCGAGAAAGGACTGAAAAATTGCCGGTATTCCGACGGCCGGATCGGTTCCGAACCGTCGGACAAACCGGACGTGCGGGAATGTTTCGGAGTGGGGCTGTGGGATGCCGGAACGCCGATCTCCATAGGCGGAAAATCCGGCGCGAAGTGGCTGATAGGCCAGGTGCGGGATGAAAACATGGACGACACCAGGCTGCTCGCCTATGCCCGCGAGATCGGCGCGGATGAGGAGGAATTTAAAAAAGCTCTCGCCGAGGTCCCGGTAATACCGAAAGAGCGTTTTAACAGGATAGCGGATTTTCTGCATACGATGTCTGCGGTTTTGTCGCTGAAAGCATACCAGAACATTCAGCGCTCCCGCTTCATAGCCGAACGAAACGCGGCCGTCGAGCAGGTGCGGACGCTGTCTTACGCGGTTGACAGCGCTTTTGACAGTTTCATAATGACAGATCTCGACTGGAAAATCAGTTACAGCAATGAATCGGCCCAAACGGCGCTGGGACTAAGCGGCAAGGAACTGGCCGGGAAAATGCTTTCCGACATGCTGTCGGACTCTCAGCTTATCCCGGTCATCGGCAGCGCGCTTGATACCGGCGGCCGCTGGATCGGCGGCGTGAAACTCCTGCATTCCAACGGGACGGAATTCAGCGTCACGCTTTCCGCCTCTATCATAAAAAATGAGCAGGGACAGCCGCTCGCGAGGCTTTTCGTCGCGCGCGACATCACCAAACAGGAGGCGGCGGAAGCCGCTTTCCGGCGGCAGCATGAAGAACTGCGGATAAGCCAGGCAAGAAGCCTGGCCCTGAAAAATTCCCAGACTTATCTGGAAACAATCTTAAATACCATAGCCGATCCGCTGTTCGTGAAAGACCGCGAGCATCGCTGGGAACTTGTAAACGACGCTTTCAGCGAAATCATGCACCTTTCAAAAGAGCAGCTCACTGGCAAAAGCGAAAACGACCTGTTCCCCAAAGAGCAGGCGCGTACTTTCTGGGATAGCGACGAGCGGGCTTTTCTCAAGGGCACGATAGCAAATGAAGAAGAAATCGTAAGCGACAGGTTCGGCAATCTTCATACGGTGATGAGTTCCAAAGCCGTTTACACCGATCCGTCCGGCAACAAACACCTGGTGTGCACGCTGCGCGACATTTCTGAAAAACGGTTCCGGGGCCTTTACGAATCGCTGGCGGACGGGCTGGTGCGCACCGATATGCTGGGCAGAGTGCTTGAATGCAATCAGGCGTACCGTGATATAGTGGGCTATACGGACGAGGAAATAAAGGAACTGGACCGCAACGCCATAACGCCTCCGCGCTGGCGGAAACTGGAAGACGAAATCATTGCCGGCAAACTGATTCCGAACGGCTATTCCGAGCCTTATGAACGGGAAATCATAAGAAAAGACGGGCAACTGGTTCCGGTAAGCATGCGAATATGGACGATCAAAGACAAGGCCGGCAACAATACCGGCATCTGGGCGCTCGTGCGTGATATTTCGGAACGCAGGAAAGCGGAACGCGAACTGAATAATTACAAGGAGCACCTTGAAGATCTGGTCAGATCGCGCACGGAAGAGCTGGTGGTGCTCAACCAGCTGGTGCACGGTTCTCTCGCCGCCGCTGACGTGGGCGCGTGGTGGGTTGATTTCAAGGAAGACGACACCTATCATGCGCTTGACAACACCGCCCGGATACTGGGGCAGCAGCCGTCGGTGAAAGAAGACAAATCCTATAAAATAAGCGAGTGGGTGAAACTGCTGTCGCGGACAAAAACGGCCTACCCGGATTATGCCCGCATACTGGACGAAAACCTTGAGCGGTTCTGGGGCACGATTTCGGGCAAGTATGAAAATTACCGCACGGTTTATCCCGTGGCAATGCCGGACGGACAGCTCAAATGGCTGGACTCGCGCGCCGATGTGCCCGCGCGCGACGCGCGCGGGCACGCGTTGCTGATGACCGGCACGATGATTGACATCACCAAGCTCAAACAGGCGGAAGACGAGATTATCCGCGCGCGCGAAACCGCCGAAACCGCAAACCGGGCGAAAAGCGAATTCCTGGCCAACATGTCGCACGAACTGCGCACGCCGCTTAACTCGATTATCGGATTTTCGGATGTGCTGCGGGACGAAACCGTCGGCGCGCTCAGCGGCCAGCAGAAGGAATTTCTTACCGACATCTCCGACAGCGGCAAGCATCTGCTCGCGATTATAAACGACGTGCTTGATCTCGCCAAGATCGAATCCGGCAAAATGACGCTTGACCTGCGGGAAATCAGCGTCCGCAAGCTGCTGGAAAGCAGCGTCAATCTCGTCAAGGCGCGCGCGCTGAAAAACAACGTTGCCATTGACAGCGACGCGCCTGAGGATATCGGCATGGTGCGGGCGGACGAAATCCGCATCAGGCAGGTGGTGTTCAACCTGCTGGCCAACGCGGTCAAATTCACTCCGTCCGGCGGGTCCGTGAGCATAACCGCCCGCCGGACCGGGCGGGATCTGTCGGTTTCGGTTGCCGATACCGGAATAGGCATAGCGCCGCAGGACATAGGGCGGATTTTCACCAAATTCGAGCAGCTTGGCGAAACCCGGACACGCCAGTACGGAGGGACGGGGCTGGGCCTGTCCATTTCCAAAGAAATCATTGAACTGCACGGCGGTTCGATCTGGGTTGAAAGCGAAGGAATTGATCGCGGCTGCCGGTTTACCTTTTCCATACCGGCACAGGGGCCTGAACATGAGCAAAACTATTCTGGTGGTTGACGATAACGAGATGAACAGGAAACTGCTCCGGGTGTTGCTTTCGTCGCGCGGTTACAGTGTCGAGGAAGCGGAAACCGGGCAGACCGGACTGGCCCAGGCGAAAAGCTGCCAGCCGAACCTTATCCTGCTTGATTACCGGCTGCCCGACATGAACGGCGTCGAGATTGCGCGCGAACTCAAAAGCGACGACCGTTACGCGAGTATTCCCATCATTATAGTTACGGCCATCGCCCTGAGCGAAGAAAGCGCGCGCATTACCCGCGAATCCGGCTGCCTTGAATACATCACCAAGCCGATTGACGTGCACGCGCTGCTCGACGCGGTTGAAAAACATATCGCCTGACCGCGCCGGCGGGCTTGAAGGCCGTCCCAAATTTAAATAATATAGTATTCACGGGAAGCGGAAAACGCTTCCCGGCAAGGAGCCGGTATGACAAAAGAAGAAATCCGGCCTGTAAAATACAATTGGTTCGCGCCGGGCGATATCAACGGTTTTTTCGGGCTGATGTTCGACAACGTCACAGTGCTTTCTTTCATGGCGTTCATCCTGACGGTGCTGTTCAAGTTTCCCGCCGACATAGTGTATACAAAAATGTTTCCCGGCACGGCGTTCGGCGTGCTGTTCGGCGACGCCGTGTACACCTGGATGGTATTCCGGCTGGCCAGGCGCGCCAATAACCCCAATGTAACGGCAATGCCGCTGGGACTTGATACGCCCTCTACCATAGGCATCACTTTCGCGGTGCTGGGCCCGTCGTTTGTGGGATTCAAGGCGGCCGGCATGGACGAGCATTCCGCCGCCATGATGACGTGGTATGTCGGCATGGCCACCATGGTCATTATCGGGCTGGTCAAACTGCTGTTCTCGTTCATAGGCCAGTGGGTGCAGAAAGTGGTGCCGCAGGCGGGGCTGCTCGGTTCGCTGGCCGGCATAGGCCTTGCGCTTATAGGTTTTATTCCGATGGTGGAAGTGTTCAGCATGCCTGTTATCGGGCTGCTGGCGCTGGGCCTGATACTGTATTCTCTGGTCGCGCATATCAAGC
The DNA window shown above is from Elusimicrobiaceae bacterium and carries:
- a CDS encoding PAS domain S-box protein codes for the protein MTGVLARAVLAFLAAQTVRHLWQIPQTLVAYTSGADLYAGVIDAAAAFALMVLALEASRDTGFLGKIAAGLPPARQPRELPAHDSLVHAQALLNSINDIAWIKDRAGRYRAVNEAFVKASGRSAQDLIGKSDYELWPPELSVKYIADDATVLKSARQLISDEEITDRSGVRRWVETAKTPVLGADGQILGTAGVARNIHDRKLMQDSLAQRLSELDPGTDRDIAITDMFDVSELQKIQDTFSAATGVASAIMSLDGKFITKPSNFCRLCNDVIRKTEKGLKNCRYSDGRIGSEPSDKPDVRECFGVGLWDAGTPISIGGKSGAKWLIGQVRDENMDDTRLLAYAREIGADEEEFKKALAEVPVIPKERFNRIADFLHTMSAVLSLKAYQNIQRSRFIAERNAAVEQVRTLSYAVDSAFDSFIMTDLDWKISYSNESAQTALGLSGKELAGKMLSDMLSDSQLIPVIGSALDTGGRWIGGVKLLHSNGTEFSVTLSASIIKNEQGQPLARLFVARDITKQEAAEAAFRRQHEELRISQARSLALKNSQTYLETILNTIADPLFVKDREHRWELVNDAFSEIMHLSKEQLTGKSENDLFPKEQARTFWDSDERAFLKGTIANEEEIVSDRFGNLHTVMSSKAVYTDPSGNKHLVCTLRDISEKRFRGLYESLADGLVRTDMLGRVLECNQAYRDIVGYTDEEIKELDRNAITPPRWRKLEDEIIAGKLIPNGYSEPYEREIIRKDGQLVPVSMRIWTIKDKAGNNTGIWALVRDISERRKAERELNNYKEHLEDLVRSRTEELVVLNQLVHGSLAAADVGAWWVDFKEDDTYHALDNTARILGQQPSVKEDKSYKISEWVKLLSRTKTAYPDYARILDENLERFWGTISGKYENYRTVYPVAMPDGQLKWLDSRADVPARDARGHALLMTGTMIDITKLKQAEDEIIRARETAETANRAKSEFLANMSHELRTPLNSIIGFSDVLRDETVGALSGQQKEFLTDISDSGKHLLAIINDVLDLAKIESGKMTLDLREISVRKLLESSVNLVKARALKNNVAIDSDAPEDIGMVRADEIRIRQVVFNLLANAVKFTPSGGSVSITARRTGRDLSVSVADTGIGIAPQDIGRIFTKFEQLGETRTRQYGGTGLGLSISKEIIELHGGSIWVESEGIDRGCRFTFSIPAQGPEHEQNYSGG
- a CDS encoding response regulator produces the protein MSKTILVVDDNEMNRKLLRVLLSSRGYSVEEAETGQTGLAQAKSCQPNLILLDYRLPDMNGVEIARELKSDDRYASIPIIIVTAIALSEESARITRESGCLEYITKPIDVHALLDAVEKHIA